In Leucoraja erinacea ecotype New England chromosome 11, Leri_hhj_1, whole genome shotgun sequence, the following are encoded in one genomic region:
- the LOC129701539 gene encoding protocadherin-10-like, whose product MRGAMASSHSDTCPKWRLITFVIWTCLWEFISGQIRYSIPEELKHGAFVGNIADDLGLDVRQLSARRFRIVPAANTQYLEVNLENGILFVNEKMDRELLCDLTSSCFLHLEIVVENPLELHRVEVEILDVNDNSPSFPWREFRLEIAESVALGSRFPLENAHDPDVGTNSLQTYRLSPNQYFQLEVQTRKGRNKFPVLVLDRSLDRENQAVHQMVLTAVDGGVPERSGTALVIVTVLDVNDNAPVFDQAVYTVCLVENALRNTLVIKLNATDLDQGSYGEVTYSFSNHAPARLRQLFRVDPQTGEIRVKGVVDYEEASVYEIYVQAKDKGLYTAAVHCTVVVEIIDVNDNAPELILTSVSSPVREDAMLGTVIALISVTDRDSGDNGKTYCRIPSHLPFKLQSSFKNYYTLVTDDHLDRERVFEYNVSITVTDSGTPSLSTVKTILVKVSDVNDNAPRFAHPSYTVYLMENNAPGASICSVSAWDPDSEQNAYVSYCILDSKIKGTPISSYVSINLNTGNLYALRSFDYEQLKNFRVQIQAQDAGFPSLHNNVTVTVIILDQNDNAPAIVYPLPPNGSVEWVPRSADAGHLVAKVTAVDDDSGQNSRLSYQLAQATDPGLFSMAPFTGEIRTTRRLEDYDAPSQKLVVHVTDNGKPPLSTSLTISVSIVDSIPEVIADLTEGPQTIEYFSEFNLYLIVSLGSVSFVFLLAIIALISIKCHKDRHGTLGDRCPLSTCCLRGSRRCCRFRRKHSRDVLNNSHTNFQMPPSVKAPPSSVDVAGGSGGTLSQTYCYKVCLSPESAKSDLMFLKPYNSSTTGGTKAKPVSPHVSTARKEGSDGTNIGSNGSSERMGVMSGLVEEIGSWSRNQLRPTAPSNEAQHMNMVSHHYLWETEDQISKYGPP is encoded by the coding sequence ATGCGCGGAGCGATGGCTAGTTCTCACTCAGACACCTGCCCCAAGTGGCGTCTGATAACCTTTGTCATCTGGACTTGCCTCTGGGAGTTTATCAGCGGTCAGATCCGCTACTCTATTCCCGAAGAGTTGAAACACGGGGCGTTTGTTGGGAATATCGCCGATGATTTGGGACTTGATGTCAGGCAGCTGTCGGCGCGGCGGTTTCGTATCGTCCCTGCGGCCAACACTCAGTACTTGGAGGTCAATCTGGAGAACGGGATTTTGTTCGTGAACGAAAAAATGGACAGAGAGTTGCTGTGCGATTTGACTTCCAGCTGTTTCCTGCATCTGGAGATCGTGGTGGAAAACCCGCTGGAGTTACACCGGGTGGAGGTGGAGATATTGGATGTGAACGACAATTCCCCCAGTTTCCCCTGGAGGGAATTCCGCTTGGAGATCGCCGAGTCGGTGGCTCTGGGTTCGCGTTTCCCGCTTGAGAACGCTCACGACCCGGACGTTGGCACCAACTCGCTGCAGACCTACAGGCTCAGTCCCAACCAGTACTTCCAGCTGGAGGTGCAGACTCGCAAGGGGCGCAATAAGTTCCCCGTGTTGGTGCTGGACAGGTCACTAGACCGGGAGAACCAGGCGGTGCACCAGATGGTGTTGACGGCCGTGGACGGCGGGGTGCCGGAGAGGTCGGGCACCGCTCTGGTCATTGTCACCGTCCTGGATGTCAACGACAACGCTCCTGTCTTCGACCAGGCTGTGTATACCGTCTGTCTGGTGGAAAACGCGCTGAGAAACACCTTGGTGATCAAACTGAACGCCACCGACTTGGACCAAGGGTCCTACGGAGAGGTAACCTACTCCTTTAGTAATCATGCCCCAGCCCGCTTGCGCCAGCTCTTTCGGGTCGACCCCCAAACGGGCGAAATTCGAGTCAAGGGTGTGGTGGATTATGAAGAGGCGAGTGTTTACGAGATTTATGTCCAGGCGAAAGATAAGGGTCTTTACACGGCGGCCGTGCATTGCACGGTGGTGGTGGAAATTATCGATGTCAATGACAACGCGCCCGAGCTGATCTTGACCTCTGTGTCCAGTCCCGTCAGAGAGGACGCGATGCTGGGGACGGTGATCGCTCTGATCAGTGTGACCGACCGCGATTCGGGCGACAACGGGAAGACCTACTGCCGCATCCCGTCTCATCTCCCTTTCAAACTCCAGTCGTCTTTCAAGAACTATTACACTCTGGTTACGGACGATCACTTGGATCGCGAGCGGGTTTTTGAGTACAATGTGAGCATTACTGTCACCGACTCCggcaccccttccctctccaccgTCAAAACCATTCTCGTTAAGGTCTCGGATGTCAATGACAACGCGCCCCGCTTCGCACACCCGTCCTACACGGTGTATCTAATGGAGAATAACGCGCCCGGTGCGTCTATCTGTTCGGTGTCAGCCTGGGATCCCGATTCCGAGCAGAACGCCTATGTGTCTTACTGCATCTTGGACAGTAAGATCAAAGGCACCCCTATATCATCCTATGTCTCCATCAACTTGAACACGGGCAACCTCTATGCGCTGCGCTCTTTTGACTATGAGCAACTCAAGAATTTCCGAGTTCAAATCCAAGCGCAAGACGCGGGCTTCCCATCCCTTCACAACAACGTGACGGTGACCGTGATCATCTTGGACCAGAACGACAACGCTCCCGCGATCGTGTACCCGCTTCCTCCCAACGGCTCGGTCGAGTGGGTGCCACGCTCCGCCGATGCCGGTCACCTCGTGGCCAAAGTAACGGCGGTGGACGATGACTCGGGTCAGAACTCCCGGCTGAGTTACCAGCTGGCCCAGGCGACTGACCCGGGACTGTTCAGCATGGCACCCTTCACGGGAGAGATCAGGACGACGCGCCGCCTTGAAGACTATGATGCCCCCAGCCAGAAGTTGGTTGTCCATGTCACAGACAATGGGAAGCCACCGCTCTCCACCTCGCTCACCATCAGCGTTTCAATAGTCGATAGTATTCCCGAGGTCATCGCAGACTTAACAGAGGGGCCCCAAACCATCGAATACTTCTCCGAGTTCAACCTTTACTTAATCGTCTCGCTCGGCTCCGTCTCCTTCGTATTCCTCTTGGCTATCATCGCCCTGATCTCCATCAAGTGTCACAAGGATAGGCACGGCACCCTTGGCGACCGATGCCCTCTCAGTACCTGTTGCCTCCGGGGCTCCCGCCGCTGCTGCCGTTTCCGCAGGAAACACTCCAGGGACGTGTTGAATAATTCACACACAAACTTCCAGATGCCACCCAGTGTGAAAGCCCCGCCGAGTTCAGTGGATGTAGCGGGCGGCAGCGGTGGCACGCTCTCCCAGACCTACTGCTACAAAGTGTGCCTGAGTCCCGAATCGGCCAAGAGCGACTTAATGTTCCTCAAACCTTACAATTCATCCACGACCGGGGGGACCAAAGCCAAACCCGTCAGCCCCCACGTGAGTACAGCCAGAAAAGAGGGGTCAGACGGGACTAATATTGGAAGCAACGGGTCCAGCGAG